A genome region from Paralichthys olivaceus isolate ysfri-2021 chromosome 6, ASM2471397v2, whole genome shotgun sequence includes the following:
- the trim101 gene encoding tripartite motif containing 101 isoform X2, with translation MSLPADLSVLQAGRGAEGEAALATLEKQLICPICLELFNKPVVILPCQHNLCRKCANELYQPSLFQARTTMLVNSGRFRCPSCRHEVVLDRHGVYGLQRNLLVENIIDVYKQEVSNNTSDATSLLPPAPPPAQLTCPDHEDEKVNIYCLTCRVPTCSLCKVFGAHRSCEVAPLTDVYQQQKDELSEGVGALVTVNDRIQTLIDELEETCRNIEENCAAQKQSVCDRFQHMMSILGQRHKAMTQQISSEQEEKTGHAQALVRCYGDSVEANAKLMERAASSMDEPDMAAFVQSSRELITKVITATGSCPTETLKPGYENLSPYEFNFSRQERALKSIDFMKAVEDVPEEPDVEPEEPREPSEPKLHQEPSGQNLEPEAEPVKETTSPPEEPAPDPELLTDHEEPAGAELQPQPEDENDEGSAQIHKEKTVEGDEAEGCAAPDSIKDTIMCEPEGMSTQQCEGGGAIRVTADWTTQREMEGKPEEEEEEEEEEEEEEEQQQDTDGADTGFSSCYTQMMMCSTQPAGGTLQAEPHNGVQVASDLYTTSDLQVAPDVHTTSDLQVASDLQVQPRRPQSRDDSQLLSDDQLLPLSSPRVPLLPPAGESQSREASSEFDGAFITFAHEQQRAGEDGFVEESDVKASLCRPETEGESFSLKEESLTPEETNSGKLGDGRTEDPEQRGGEISGLREKRLSHSEAERTGDVWTDDRREELRDDVETREEICGRTTGEDPAGSGFLEDGENSRKSVDESEEKLTSCVSLQAVTLLFYLLAFLLILQNVWVYIGCFICT, from the exons ATGTCTCTGCCTGCTGACCTGAGCGTCCTGCAGGCCGGCCGAGGAGCAGAGGGGGAGGCGGCTCTGGCGACTCTGGAGAAACAGCTGATCTGTCCCATCTGCCTGGAGCTGTTCAACAAGCCAGTGGTGATTCTGCCCTGTCAACACAACCTGTGCAGGAAGTGTGCCAACGAGCTgtaccag CCCTCGCTGTTCCAGGCTCGAACCACCATGCTGGTGAACAGCGGGCGTTTCCGCTGTCCGTCCTGCAGACACGAAGTCGTGCTGGATCGCCACGGCGTCTACGGCCTTCAGCGAAACCTGCTGGTGGAGAACATCATCGACGTctacaaacaggaagtcagcaACAACACCAGCGACGCCACGAG tctcctccctcctgctccgCCCCCTGCTCAGCTGACGTGTCCGGACCACGAGGACGAGAAGGTGAACATCTACTGTCTCACCTGTCGGGTTCCCACCTGCTCTCTCTGCAAAGTGTTCGGGGCTCATCGGTCGTGCGAGGTGGCTCCTCTGACCGACGTCTACCAGCAGCAGAAG GACGAGCTGAGCGAAGGAGTCGGTGCTCTGGTGACGGTTAACGACAGAATCCAGACTCTGATCGACGAGCTGGAGGAAACCTGCAGGAACATCGAG GAGAACTGTGCGGCTCAGAAACAGAGTGTGTGCGACAGGTTCCAGCACATGATGTCCATCCTGGGACAGAGACACAAG GCCATGACTCAGCAAATCAGCTccgagcaggaggagaagacggGCCACGCCCAGGCTTTGGTGCGTTGCTATGGGGACAGCGTGGAGGCCAATGCCAAACTGATGGAGAGAGCAGCGAGCAGCATGGACGAGCCGGACATGGCTGCGTTTGTCCAG agTTCCAGAGAGCTCATCACAAA GGTGATCACAGCGACCGGCTCCTGTCCGACCGAGACGCTGAAACCAGGTTACGAGAATCTGAGCCCGTACGAATTTAACTTCAGTCGACAGGAGCGAGCTCTGAAGAGCATCGACTTCATGAAAG CTGTGGAGGATGTTCCTGAAGAACCAGATGTGGAACCAGAGGAACCCAGAGAACCCTCTGAACCAAAGCTCCATCAGGAGCCGTCCGGCCAGAACCTGGAGCCTGAAGCAGAACCGGTTAAAGAGACGACATCACCACCAGAGGAACCAGCTCCAGATCCAGAGCTGCTGACGGACCACGAGGAACCTGCAGGAGCCGAACTGCAGCCGCAGCCCGAAGACGAGAACGACGAAGGGTCAGCTCAGATCCACAAGGAGAAGACGGTGGAGGGCGACGAGGCCGAGGGATGTGCAGCTCCCGACTCCATTAAAGACACAATCATGTGTGAACCGGAGGGGATGAGCACACAACAG TGTGAGGGGGGAGGGGCAATCAGGGTCACAGCTGATTGgacgacacagagagagatggagggaaaaccagaagaagaagaagaagaagaagaagaagaagaagaagaagaagaacagcagCAGGACACTGATGGAGCAGACACTGGGTTTAGCAGCTGCTACACACAGATGATGATGTGCTCAACAcaaccagcagggggcactCTCCAGGCTGAGCCTCACAATGGCGTCCAGGTGGCGTCTGACCTTTatacgacctctgacctccaggtGGCGCCTGACGTTCatacgacctctgacctccaggtGGCGTCTGATCTCCAGGTCCAACCACGACGTCCACAGAGTCGGGACGATTCCCAGCTCCTGTCTGACGATCAGCTGCTCCCTCTGTCCTCGCCACGTGTccctctcctgcctcctgctggtgAGTCACAGTCACGTGAGGCGTCCTCTGAGTTTGACGGAGCTTTTATAACTTTTGCCcacgagcagcagagagcaggagaagatGGATTCGTGGAGGAGAGCGACGTGAAGGCCTCGTTGTGTCGACCGGAGACCGAGGGTGAAAGTTTCAGCCTGAAGGAGGAAAGTTTAACACCAGAGGAGACGAATTCAGGGAAGCTGGGGGACGGAAGGACGGAGGatccagagcagagaggaggagagatctCAGGTCTGAGGGAGAAGAGGCTGAGTCATTCTGAAGCTGAGAGAACAGGAGACGTCTGGACGGATGACAGACGTGAGGAGCTGAGGGACGATGTGGAGACCAGGGAGGAAATCTGTGGACGAACGACCGGAGAAGACCCGGCTGGTTCAGGGTTtctggaggatggagagaacagCAGGAAGAGTGTTGATGAAAGTGAAGAGAAATTAACGTCCTGTGTTTCCCTCCAG GCTGTCACTCTGCTCTTCTACCTGTTGGCCTTCCTGCTCATCCTTCAGAACGTGTGGGTTTACATCGGCTGCTTCATTTGCACATAA
- the trim101 gene encoding tripartite motif containing 101 isoform X1, whose amino-acid sequence MSLPADLSVLQAGRGAEGEAALATLEKQLICPICLELFNKPVVILPCQHNLCRKCANELYQPSLFQARTTMLVNSGRFRCPSCRHEVVLDRHGVYGLQRNLLVENIIDVYKQEVSNNTSDATSLLPPAPPPAQLTCPDHEDEKVNIYCLTCRVPTCSLCKVFGAHRSCEVAPLTDVYQQQKDELSEGVGALVTVNDRIQTLIDELEETCRNIEENCAAQKQSVCDRFQHMMSILGQRHKAMTQQISSEQEEKTGHAQALVRCYGDSVEANAKLMERAASSMDEPDMAAFVQSSRELITKVITATGSCPTETLKPGYENLSPYEFNFSRQERALKSIDFMKAVEDVPEEPDVEPEEPREPSEPKLHQEPSGQNLEPEAEPVKETTSPPEEPAPDPELLTDHEEPAGAELQPQPEDENDEGSAQIHKEKTVEGDEAEGCAAPDSIKDTIMCEPEGMSTQQCEGGGAIRVTADWTTQREMEGKPEEEEEEEEEEEEEEEQQQDTDGADTGFSSCYTQMMMCSTQPAGGTLQAEPHNGVQVASDLYTTSDLQVAPDVHTTSDLQVASDLQVQPRRPQSRDDSQLLSDDQLLPLSSPRVPLLPPAGESQSREASSEFDGAFITFAHEQQRAGEDGFVEESDVKASLCRPETEGESFSLKEESLTPEETNSGKLGDGRTEDPEQRGGEISGLREKRLSHSEAERTGDVWTDDRREELRDDVETREEICGRTTGEDPAGSGFLEDGENSRKSVDESEEKLTSCVSLQMEDETRSPAETSSSSSSSSSFTLSEAPRRPSFYFSWLNPLHKRK is encoded by the exons ATGTCTCTGCCTGCTGACCTGAGCGTCCTGCAGGCCGGCCGAGGAGCAGAGGGGGAGGCGGCTCTGGCGACTCTGGAGAAACAGCTGATCTGTCCCATCTGCCTGGAGCTGTTCAACAAGCCAGTGGTGATTCTGCCCTGTCAACACAACCTGTGCAGGAAGTGTGCCAACGAGCTgtaccag CCCTCGCTGTTCCAGGCTCGAACCACCATGCTGGTGAACAGCGGGCGTTTCCGCTGTCCGTCCTGCAGACACGAAGTCGTGCTGGATCGCCACGGCGTCTACGGCCTTCAGCGAAACCTGCTGGTGGAGAACATCATCGACGTctacaaacaggaagtcagcaACAACACCAGCGACGCCACGAG tctcctccctcctgctccgCCCCCTGCTCAGCTGACGTGTCCGGACCACGAGGACGAGAAGGTGAACATCTACTGTCTCACCTGTCGGGTTCCCACCTGCTCTCTCTGCAAAGTGTTCGGGGCTCATCGGTCGTGCGAGGTGGCTCCTCTGACCGACGTCTACCAGCAGCAGAAG GACGAGCTGAGCGAAGGAGTCGGTGCTCTGGTGACGGTTAACGACAGAATCCAGACTCTGATCGACGAGCTGGAGGAAACCTGCAGGAACATCGAG GAGAACTGTGCGGCTCAGAAACAGAGTGTGTGCGACAGGTTCCAGCACATGATGTCCATCCTGGGACAGAGACACAAG GCCATGACTCAGCAAATCAGCTccgagcaggaggagaagacggGCCACGCCCAGGCTTTGGTGCGTTGCTATGGGGACAGCGTGGAGGCCAATGCCAAACTGATGGAGAGAGCAGCGAGCAGCATGGACGAGCCGGACATGGCTGCGTTTGTCCAG agTTCCAGAGAGCTCATCACAAA GGTGATCACAGCGACCGGCTCCTGTCCGACCGAGACGCTGAAACCAGGTTACGAGAATCTGAGCCCGTACGAATTTAACTTCAGTCGACAGGAGCGAGCTCTGAAGAGCATCGACTTCATGAAAG CTGTGGAGGATGTTCCTGAAGAACCAGATGTGGAACCAGAGGAACCCAGAGAACCCTCTGAACCAAAGCTCCATCAGGAGCCGTCCGGCCAGAACCTGGAGCCTGAAGCAGAACCGGTTAAAGAGACGACATCACCACCAGAGGAACCAGCTCCAGATCCAGAGCTGCTGACGGACCACGAGGAACCTGCAGGAGCCGAACTGCAGCCGCAGCCCGAAGACGAGAACGACGAAGGGTCAGCTCAGATCCACAAGGAGAAGACGGTGGAGGGCGACGAGGCCGAGGGATGTGCAGCTCCCGACTCCATTAAAGACACAATCATGTGTGAACCGGAGGGGATGAGCACACAACAG TGTGAGGGGGGAGGGGCAATCAGGGTCACAGCTGATTGgacgacacagagagagatggagggaaaaccagaagaagaagaagaagaagaagaagaagaagaagaagaagaagaacagcagCAGGACACTGATGGAGCAGACACTGGGTTTAGCAGCTGCTACACACAGATGATGATGTGCTCAACAcaaccagcagggggcactCTCCAGGCTGAGCCTCACAATGGCGTCCAGGTGGCGTCTGACCTTTatacgacctctgacctccaggtGGCGCCTGACGTTCatacgacctctgacctccaggtGGCGTCTGATCTCCAGGTCCAACCACGACGTCCACAGAGTCGGGACGATTCCCAGCTCCTGTCTGACGATCAGCTGCTCCCTCTGTCCTCGCCACGTGTccctctcctgcctcctgctggtgAGTCACAGTCACGTGAGGCGTCCTCTGAGTTTGACGGAGCTTTTATAACTTTTGCCcacgagcagcagagagcaggagaagatGGATTCGTGGAGGAGAGCGACGTGAAGGCCTCGTTGTGTCGACCGGAGACCGAGGGTGAAAGTTTCAGCCTGAAGGAGGAAAGTTTAACACCAGAGGAGACGAATTCAGGGAAGCTGGGGGACGGAAGGACGGAGGatccagagcagagaggaggagagatctCAGGTCTGAGGGAGAAGAGGCTGAGTCATTCTGAAGCTGAGAGAACAGGAGACGTCTGGACGGATGACAGACGTGAGGAGCTGAGGGACGATGTGGAGACCAGGGAGGAAATCTGTGGACGAACGACCGGAGAAGACCCGGCTGGTTCAGGGTTtctggaggatggagagaacagCAGGAAGAGTGTTGATGAAAGTGAAGAGAAATTAACGTCCTGTGTTTCCCTCCAG ATGGAGGATGAGACCAGGAGTCCTGCTGAGACcagctcttcatcctcctcctcttcctccttcacccTCAGCGAGGCTCCTCGCCGACccagtttttacttttcatgGCTAAACCCGCTCCACAAGAGGaagtag
- the trim101 gene encoding tripartite motif containing 101 isoform X3 yields the protein MSLPADLSVLQAGRGAEGEAALATLEKQLICPICLELFNKPVVILPCQHNLCRKCANELYQPSLFQARTTMLVNSGRFRCPSCRHEVVLDRHGVYGLQRNLLVENIIDVYKQEVSNNTSDATSLLPPAPPPAQLTCPDHEDEKVNIYCLTCRVPTCSLCKVFGAHRSCEVAPLTDVYQQQKDELSEGVGALVTVNDRIQTLIDELEETCRNIEENCAAQKQSVCDRFQHMMSILGQRHKAMTQQISSEQEEKTGHAQALVRCYGDSVEANAKLMERAASSMDEPDMAAFVQSSRELITKVITATGSCPTETLKPGYENLSPYEFNFSRQERALKSIDFMKAVEDVPEEPDVEPEEPREPSEPKLHQEPSGQNLEPEAEPVKETTSPPEEPAPDPELLTDHEEPAGAELQPQPEDENDEGSAQIHKEKTVEGDEAEGCAAPDSIKDTIMCEPEGMSTQQAVTLLFYLLAFLLILQNVWVYIGCFICT from the exons ATGTCTCTGCCTGCTGACCTGAGCGTCCTGCAGGCCGGCCGAGGAGCAGAGGGGGAGGCGGCTCTGGCGACTCTGGAGAAACAGCTGATCTGTCCCATCTGCCTGGAGCTGTTCAACAAGCCAGTGGTGATTCTGCCCTGTCAACACAACCTGTGCAGGAAGTGTGCCAACGAGCTgtaccag CCCTCGCTGTTCCAGGCTCGAACCACCATGCTGGTGAACAGCGGGCGTTTCCGCTGTCCGTCCTGCAGACACGAAGTCGTGCTGGATCGCCACGGCGTCTACGGCCTTCAGCGAAACCTGCTGGTGGAGAACATCATCGACGTctacaaacaggaagtcagcaACAACACCAGCGACGCCACGAG tctcctccctcctgctccgCCCCCTGCTCAGCTGACGTGTCCGGACCACGAGGACGAGAAGGTGAACATCTACTGTCTCACCTGTCGGGTTCCCACCTGCTCTCTCTGCAAAGTGTTCGGGGCTCATCGGTCGTGCGAGGTGGCTCCTCTGACCGACGTCTACCAGCAGCAGAAG GACGAGCTGAGCGAAGGAGTCGGTGCTCTGGTGACGGTTAACGACAGAATCCAGACTCTGATCGACGAGCTGGAGGAAACCTGCAGGAACATCGAG GAGAACTGTGCGGCTCAGAAACAGAGTGTGTGCGACAGGTTCCAGCACATGATGTCCATCCTGGGACAGAGACACAAG GCCATGACTCAGCAAATCAGCTccgagcaggaggagaagacggGCCACGCCCAGGCTTTGGTGCGTTGCTATGGGGACAGCGTGGAGGCCAATGCCAAACTGATGGAGAGAGCAGCGAGCAGCATGGACGAGCCGGACATGGCTGCGTTTGTCCAG agTTCCAGAGAGCTCATCACAAA GGTGATCACAGCGACCGGCTCCTGTCCGACCGAGACGCTGAAACCAGGTTACGAGAATCTGAGCCCGTACGAATTTAACTTCAGTCGACAGGAGCGAGCTCTGAAGAGCATCGACTTCATGAAAG CTGTGGAGGATGTTCCTGAAGAACCAGATGTGGAACCAGAGGAACCCAGAGAACCCTCTGAACCAAAGCTCCATCAGGAGCCGTCCGGCCAGAACCTGGAGCCTGAAGCAGAACCGGTTAAAGAGACGACATCACCACCAGAGGAACCAGCTCCAGATCCAGAGCTGCTGACGGACCACGAGGAACCTGCAGGAGCCGAACTGCAGCCGCAGCCCGAAGACGAGAACGACGAAGGGTCAGCTCAGATCCACAAGGAGAAGACGGTGGAGGGCGACGAGGCCGAGGGATGTGCAGCTCCCGACTCCATTAAAGACACAATCATGTGTGAACCGGAGGGGATGAGCACACAACAG GCTGTCACTCTGCTCTTCTACCTGTTGGCCTTCCTGCTCATCCTTCAGAACGTGTGGGTTTACATCGGCTGCTTCATTTGCACATAA